The genomic interval ATGGCAATGATTGTCACCACGAAGTCTGTCGTCATTACCGCGAAACGTGTTGCTCATACCGCACTTCGCCCATATAATCCGTGGCCGTAATTGATGCGTCGTCAGGGAGAGCTTCAAGTCGTGTCTACGGCTCCTCGGATTTTATTGCTCGGGGCAGATGAAGAGGCCGGTCGCTTGCTTTGGGCATCTGCGCAGACGCCCGATTCCATCGTCGCCTTGACGGACGACTCAAACTGGTTCACCAAGCAAAACCAGGACGCGTTCAATGCCGCATTGGTCTTGGGCGAACCCTTGCGACGCCTGCCGACACTGCTGGCCTTCGAAAGCGTCGTCAAGCATCTTCCAGAAGGGGTCGCGGTTCTCGACACCGACCTCAAGATCAAATGGTGCAATGACCGTTTTGTCGAATTGACAGGTCGCGCCACGTTTGGTCTTCCTTCTCCCGAGGGCCTGACATTTGACGATGCGTTTGCCTTGCCCCAGATTGTCGGCCCCGATTTCGCGCCCTTCAACACGGCACTCGGGTCGGGAATGACCGCGAGAACCAAGTACCGCACGGGCGAGTCAACCTATTTCGACGTGGTGGCGGCTCCAGCCTTCGTCGCGGGAAACGAGTTCCCGTCGATGGTCGTCGTGACCGTGCGCGATGTCACTGCCGAACACCAGCAGGGTGAGAAGCTGACCGCGATCCATGAAGCGGGACAAGATCTGGGGGATATTGCCCCTGAAGACCTGTTGACGATGACCGTCGACGCTCGAAAAATCTTGCTTCGTGAAAAGATCATTCTTTACACCAAAGACGTGCTGAAGTTCGGAACCATTGAAGTCCGCTTGCTGAACGAGCGAACCAATCGTCTGGAACCGCTGCTGAATGTCGGCATGATGCCCGAAGCGGCGGAACGCGAGCTCTTTGCGGCCCCGACGGGAAATGGAGTAACAGGGTATGTCGCGGCCACCGGCAACAGTTACTTGTGCCGCGACACGTCGAATG from Schlesneria paludicola DSM 18645 carries:
- a CDS encoding hybrid sensor histidine kinase/response regulator, with the translated sequence MSTAPRILLLGADEEAGRLLWASAQTPDSIVALTDDSNWFTKQNQDAFNAALVLGEPLRRLPTLLAFESVVKHLPEGVAVLDTDLKIKWCNDRFVELTGRATFGLPSPEGLTFDDAFALPQIVGPDFAPFNTALGSGMTARTKYRTGESTYFDVVAAPAFVAGNEFPSMVVVTVRDVTAEHQQGEKLTAIHEAGQDLGDIAPEDLLTMTVDARKILLREKIILYTKDVLKFGTIEVRLLNERTNRLEPLLNVGMMPEAAERELFAAPTGNGVTGYVAATGNSYLCRDTSNDPLYLMGVAGASSSLTVPIKRHERVLGTFNVESTHANAFSEQDQQFLELFCRDLAVALNTLELLVFERATVASESSTVLLREAARPVDEILNDIAWLQNKFVGFDPQATERLQRMLKQTRTIRQLIHGIGEKVAPQVAIPTSTLLVSKPKLRGKRVLIADGDESVRAAGHELLARFGCEVETAHNGEEALLMIRSFHYDVVLYDAEMTDIHLIEALEKIRAIHAYVPVILMKGYGYDGAHRMVKARQMGFKLALYKPFRLDLLISELDKALTPPGEEMPRG